In Proteiniborus sp. DW1, a single window of DNA contains:
- a CDS encoding YlbF family regulator yields the protein MGNNVESPIKLARELGFSILNSAEYNSLKKSEEELLNNEAALNLLNSLGYIEVQNDNSIKLKLDIIEIKEMQNTVDMNIVIKQYLEAKKNYDNLLKNIYNIIEYITGETKISNSNNRCCGKCNSNCANCKK from the coding sequence ATGGGTAACAATGTTGAAAGCCCTATAAAGTTAGCAAGAGAACTAGGCTTCTCAATCTTAAACTCAGCTGAATATAACTCTTTAAAAAAATCAGAAGAAGAACTATTAAACAATGAGGCTGCATTGAATCTCCTAAACAGTTTAGGATATATTGAAGTTCAAAATGATAACTCTATTAAATTAAAACTAGATATTATAGAAATTAAAGAAATGCAAAATACAGTAGATATGAACATAGTAATTAAACAGTATTTAGAAGCTAAAAAGAATTATGATAATTTACTTAAAAATATATACAATATTATTGAATATATAACTGGAGAAACCAAAATAAGTAATTCTAATAACAGGTGTTGTGGTAAGTGTAATTCAAACTGTGCAAATTGTAAAAAATAG